A single window of Salvia splendens isolate huo1 chromosome 8, SspV2, whole genome shotgun sequence DNA harbors:
- the LOC121745096 gene encoding glycine dehydrogenase (decarboxylating), mitochondrial-like codes for MERARKLANRAILRRLVSESKQQPLHKSSRYISSLSPSVVPGGANASSVNHRFYSRNLAQFIGTRSISVEALKASDTFPRRHNSATPEDQSKMAEFVGFETLDSLIDATVPKSIRADVMKFSIFDEGLTESQMIEHMKDLASKNKIFKSFIGMGYYNTFVPPVILRNIMENPAWYTQYTPYQAEISQGRLESLLNYQTIITDLTALPMSNASLLDEGTAAAEAMAMCNNISKGKKKTFVIASNCHPQTIDICQTRADGFDLKVVVSDVKDIDYSSGDVCGVLVQYPGTEGEVLDYGEFIKNAHASGVKVVMASDLLALTMLKPPGELGADIVVGSAQRFGVPMGYGGPHAAFLATSQEYKRMMPGRIIGVSVDSSGKPALRMAMQTREQHIRRDKATSNICTAQALLANMAAMYAVYHGPEGLKNIAQRVHGLAGTFAAGLKKLGTVEVQSLPFFDTVKVKCGDAKAIADAAYKHEINLRVVDKNTITVAFDETTTLEDVDKLFAVFASGKPVPFTAASIASEVENLIPSGLVRQSPFLTNQIFNSYHTEHELLRYIYKLQSKDLSLCHSMIPLGSCTMKLNATTEMMPVTWPAFTDIHPFAPTEQAAGYQEMFKNLGDLLCTITGFDSFSLQPNAGAAGEYAGLMVIRAYHRSRGDHHRDVCIIPVSAHGTNPASAAMCGMKIVAVGTDSKGNINIEELRKAAEANKNNLAALMVTYPSTHGVYEEGIDEICKIIHDNGGQVYMDGANMNAQVGLTSPGFIGADVCHLNLHKTFCIPHGGGGPGMGPIGVKKHLAPFLPSHPVIATGGLPAPEQSQPLGTISAAPWGSALILPISYTYIAMMGSKGLTDASKIAILNANYMAKRLEKDFPVLFRGVNGTCAHEFIIDLRGFKNTAGIEPEDVAKRLMDYGFHAPTMSWPVPGTLMIEPTESESKAELDRFCDALISIREEISLIEKGKADINNNVLKSAPHPPSLLMADAWTKPYSREYAAFPAPWLKNAKFWPTTGRVDNVYGDRNLICTLLPVSQMAEEAAAASA; via the exons atgGAGCGCGCGAGGAAGCTAGCGAACAGAGCCATCCTCCGCCGCCTCGTCTCCGAATCGAAGCAGCAGCCATTGCACAAATCCTCGCGCTACATCTCCTCCCTCTCCCCCAGCGTCGTCCCCGGCGGCGCCAATGCCTCCTCCGTCAACCACCGCTTCTATTCTCGGAACCTCGCCCAATTCATCGGCACCCGCTCCATCTCCGTCGAGGCTCTCAAGGCCAGCGACACCTTCCCCCGCCGCCACAACTCCGCCACGCCGGAGGACCAGTCCAAAATGGCCGAATTCGTCGGATTCGAAACCCTAGATTCCCTGATTGACGCCACCGTCCCCAAATCCATCCGCGCGGACGTCATGAAGTTCTCGATCTTCGACGAGGGCTTGACAGAGTCTCAGATGATCGAGCACATGAAGGATTTAGCttccaaaaacaaaattttcaaatccTTCATTGGAATGGGTTATTACAACACGTTTGTGCCTCCTGTGATTTTGAGAAACATCATGGAGAATCCAGCTTGGTACACTCAATACACCCCTTACCAAGCTGAGATCTCACAGGGGAGGCTTGAGTCTTTGCTCAATTACCAAACCATCATCACTGACCTCACCGCCTTGCCCATGTCCAACGCCTCCCTCCTCGATGAAGGGACTGCCGCTGCTGAGGCAATGGCCATGTGCAACAACATCTccaaggggaagaagaagaccTTTGTCATCGCTAGCAATTGTCACCCTCAGACAATCGATATTTGCCAGACTAGGGCTGATGGATTCGATCTCAAGGTCGTTGTTTCCGATGTTAAGGACATTGATTACAGCTCCGGTGATGTCTGTGGCGTGCTGGTGCAGTATCCGGGGACCGAGGGGGAGGTCCTGGACTACGGGGAGTTCATCAAGAACGCTCACGCAAGTGGTGTGAAGGTTGTGATGGCCTCTGATTTGCTGGCCCTGACAATGCTGAAGCCGCCTGGTGAGTTGGGGGCCGATATTGTGGTGGGGTCGGCTCAGAGGTTTGGAGTTCCGATGGGGTATGGCGGGCCCCATGCTGCGTTCTTGGCTACCTCGCAGGAGTATAAGAGGATGATGCCGGGGAGGATTATTGGTGTCAGTGTTGATTCCTCAGGGAAGCCTGCTCTTCGGATGGCTATGCAGACGAGGGAGCAGCATATCCGCCGTGACAAGGCTACTAGCAACATCTGCACTGCTCAA GCTTTGCTGGCCAACATGGCTGCTATGTATGCTGTCTACCATGGACCGGAAGGCCTTAAGAATATTGCTCAACGGGTACATGGTCTGGCTGGAACATTTGCTGCTGGGTTGAAAAAGCTCGGGACTGTAGAAGTTCAGAGCCTTCCGTTCTTCGACACAGTGAAGGTCAAATGTGGAGATGCAAAGGCGATTGCTGATGCTGCTTACAAGCATGAAATAAATTTGAGGGTTGTCGACAAGAACACT ATAACTGTTGCTTTTGATGAAACAACTACATTGGAAGATGTGGACAAGTTGTTTGCCGTCTTTGCATCCGGCAAGCCT GTGCCATTCACTGCTGCATCTATTGCATCAGAGGTTGAGAACTTGATCCCTTCAGGACTTGTGAGGCAGAGCCCGTTTCTAACGAACCAAATATTCAACTC GTACCACACTGAGCATGAGCTTCTTAGATACATCTACAAACTTCAGTCAAAGGATCTCTCATTGTGCCACAGCATGATTCCATTGGGATCTTGCACGATGAAATTGAATGCAACGACAGAAATGATGCCGGTAACATGGCCTGCCTTCACGGACATTCACCCTTTTGCCCCCACGGAACAGGCTGCTGGTTACCAG GAAATGTTCAAGAATTTGGGTGATCTATTGTGTACGATCACTGGTTTTGATTCGTTCTCTCTACAACCCAACGCCGGTGCAGCTGGAGAATATGCTGGGCTGATGGTTATTCGAGCGTATCACAGG TCGAGAGGAGACCACCACCGTGATGTATGCATCATTCCAGTCTCTGCACATGGAACGAACCCTGCAAGTGCAGCTATGTGTGGGATGAAAATCGTGGCTGTTGGAACTGATTCCAAGGGAAACATCAACATTGAAGAGTTAAGGAAGGCTGCTGAGGCGAACAAGAACAACTTAGCTGCTCTTATG GTCACGTACCCTTCGACTCATGGAGTCTACGAGGAAGGCATTGACGAGATCTGCAAAATAATCCACGACAATGGTGGACAAGTTTACATGGATGGAGCCAACATGAACGCTCAG GTTGGTTTGACTAGTCCGGGCTTCATTGGTGCTGATGTTTGCCATCTCAATCTCCACAAAACATTCTGTATTCCCCACGGTGGAGGCGGACCTGGTATGGGGCCTATTGGAGTGAAGAAACACCTTGCACCGTTCCTACCATCACATCCAGTG ATAGCCACCGGAGGCCTACCAGCACCCGAGCAATCTCAACCACTTGGGACTATCTCTGCTGCGCCGTGGGGCTCGGCTCTCATTTTACCTATATCCTACACCTACATTGCCATGATGGGATCGAAGGGACTAACTGATGCATCAAAGATTGCTATTTTGAACGCAAACTACATGGCCAAGCGTTTGGAG AAGGATTTCCCCGTTCTCTTCCGTGGAGTCAATGGAACGTGCGCCCACGAGTTCATCATCGATTTAAGAGGCTTTAAG AACACTGCTGGGATCGAGCCCGAGGATGTTGCCAAACGTCTGATGGACTACGGATTCCATGCTCCCACAATGTCTTGGCCTGTTCCTGGAACGCTCATGATTGAACCAACTGAGAGTGAGAGCAAG